A stretch of Schistocerca americana isolate TAMUIC-IGC-003095 chromosome 3, iqSchAmer2.1, whole genome shotgun sequence DNA encodes these proteins:
- the LOC124606247 gene encoding uncharacterized protein LOC124606247 encodes MTSWSKQNTLHFIEAVRRHPCIWDVKIRDYKNTHKRCDEWEEIAKAFNVSRKECEDKWHNLKSQYSRELAKRKSSKGSGSATSNVYHTSWYAFESMQFIRDNYKPLSHRSTHEVVPVMEAPAREGDGEGEGEGSISFPFDVTEMEEVTFATPPEDIVEVETTPLISVPPHESGCATVAPCTTPSPSGSGRSSALKRARRDLDEDREGLLQTLRKVGDNLAGRKWDQFTHLGVLVANKLRFLYENGHTTIMARLENGIYRCLQEANDELINANAT; translated from the exons ATGACTTCTTGGTCCAaacaaaatacactgcattttataGAGGCAGTGCGCAGGCATCCCTGTATATGGGATGTGAAAATACGAGACTATAAGAACACTCACAAAAGGTGCGACGAGTGGGAGGAAATTGCCAAGGCATTTAACGTGTCAAGGAAGGAATGTGAGGACAAGTGGCATAATTTAAAAAGCCAATATAGTCGCGAGTTAGCGAAACGGAAGAGCAGCAAAGGAAGTGGAAGTGCTACAAGCAATGTGTACCACACTTCATGGTATGCTTTTGAAAGTATGCAGTTCATAAGAGACAATTACAAACCACTCTCTCATAGGAGCACACATGAAGTAGTACCA GTCATGGAAGCCCCAGCCAGAGAAGGAGAtggtgaaggagaaggagaaggaagcaTTAGTTTCCCTTTCGATGTCACAGAAATGGAGGAGGTGACATTTGCCACGCCCCCAGAAGACATTGTGGAAGTGGAAACCACTCCACTCATCTCTGTGCCTCCACACGAAAGTGGATGTGCAACCGTGGCACCCTGTACCACTCCAAGTCCGAGTGGAAGTGGTAGATCAAGTGCACTGAAGAGAGCCAGGAGAGACCTGGATGAAGACCGAGAAGGTCTTTTACAGACCTTAAGAAAAGTTGGCGACAATTTAGCAGGCAGGAAATGGGACCAGTTTACCCACTTGGGTGTCTTGGTCGCCAATAAGCTCAGATTTCTGTATGAAAATGGCCATACTACAATTATGGCAAGACTTGAGAACGGAATCTACAGATGTTTGCAGGAGGCAAACGATGAACTAATAAATGCAAATGCAACATAA